The Nocardia arthritidis genome has a window encoding:
- a CDS encoding IucA/IucC family protein, with protein MSERSGRSKGAAEPLGHAGVERTIGPAGHCPVIPEPRASGEQTGERTDGSGRVAHGGAVGDRTIDRETAADPLDDPDPVRAADAAATEALLRCYVREFGVAVPSAGRLELELAATGLRLCVPVLYRSATGWHRFGVVRLADGQRADVALVAAAVIREATRRLGGAPHTGAAAVARVLDSAQRIAAHLSERRARPGASAGQPEFLTVEQALLLGHPFHPVAKSRPEASQAELAAYSPELRGSFALHWFAAHADLVIGDSATSEPVWQTVRRLFGAGEVPANFVPVPAHPWQARQLLGTPAVGRLLDSGMLCDLGPVGAHWYPTSSVRTVYRDGAVAMLKLSLGMRITNSRRNNKRDELALGVTAARLLDAGLSADLRRAHPDFHILRDPAWISVDVPGVPGESGFEIAVRDNPSGRFGRAVCIAGLVAEQPGIGAARLADIIGALAARGGKTVAQASIEWFGRYLDVVATPLLWLYARHGLALEAHHQNTLVELDTDGWPVGGWYRDSQGYYVAASHADRTAAILPGFDCAPIVFDDALVDERITYYLLVNNLLGLIGAFGALRLADERALLARLRETLTAATGPAVVESWLDAPELPCKANFLTSVDGRDELDGPVHNQSIYLRIPNPVADIRG; from the coding sequence ATGAGCGAGCGCAGCGGGCGATCAAAAGGCGCAGCCGAGCCGCTCGGTCATGCCGGAGTCGAGCGAACAATCGGGCCGGCGGGGCATTGCCCGGTGATACCGGAGCCGCGCGCAAGCGGGGAGCAGACAGGTGAGCGAACCGATGGCTCGGGGCGCGTCGCGCACGGTGGAGCCGTCGGTGACCGGACCATCGACCGCGAAACCGCGGCCGATCCGCTCGACGATCCCGATCCGGTCCGCGCCGCCGATGCCGCGGCGACCGAGGCGCTACTTCGTTGCTACGTCCGGGAATTCGGGGTCGCCGTGCCGTCGGCGGGCCGGCTCGAACTGGAGCTGGCTGCGACCGGGTTGCGGCTGTGTGTTCCGGTGCTGTACCGGTCGGCCACCGGTTGGCATCGGTTCGGGGTGGTCCGGCTCGCCGACGGGCAGCGCGCCGATGTCGCGCTGGTCGCGGCGGCGGTGATCCGGGAAGCCACTCGGCGGCTGGGCGGTGCGCCGCACACCGGTGCGGCGGCGGTTGCGCGCGTGCTGGATTCGGCGCAGCGGATCGCCGCCCACCTGTCCGAGCGCCGGGCGCGGCCCGGCGCATCGGCCGGGCAGCCGGAGTTCCTCACCGTGGAACAGGCTCTGCTGCTGGGGCATCCGTTCCATCCGGTCGCCAAGAGCAGGCCGGAGGCGTCGCAGGCCGAGCTGGCCGCGTACTCACCCGAACTGCGCGGCTCGTTCGCGCTGCACTGGTTCGCCGCGCACGCCGATCTCGTGATCGGCGACAGCGCCACTTCGGAGCCGGTGTGGCAGACGGTGCGGCGGTTGTTCGGGGCAGGGGAGGTGCCCGCGAATTTCGTTCCGGTTCCGGCACATCCGTGGCAGGCGCGGCAGCTGCTCGGCACCCCGGCCGTCGGGCGCCTGCTCGACAGCGGCATGCTGTGCGACCTGGGACCGGTAGGGGCGCACTGGTATCCGACCTCGTCGGTGCGCACGGTGTATCGGGACGGGGCCGTAGCCATGCTCAAACTCTCGCTGGGCATGCGCATCACCAATTCCCGCCGCAATAACAAGCGTGACGAACTCGCCCTCGGCGTGACCGCGGCCCGGCTCTTGGATGCCGGGTTGAGCGCGGATCTGCGCCGGGCACATCCGGATTTCCACATCCTGCGGGATCCGGCGTGGATCTCCGTCGACGTACCGGGCGTGCCGGGGGAGAGCGGTTTCGAGATCGCGGTGCGCGACAACCCTTCCGGCCGATTCGGCCGCGCGGTCTGTATTGCCGGACTCGTCGCCGAACAGCCGGGCATCGGCGCGGCGCGGCTCGCCGACATCATCGGCGCGTTGGCCGCCCGCGGCGGAAAGACGGTGGCGCAGGCCAGTATCGAATGGTTCGGCCGCTACCTGGATGTCGTGGCGACCCCGCTGTTGTGGCTGTATGCCCGGCACGGGCTGGCGCTGGAGGCCCACCATCAGAACACGCTGGTCGAACTCGACACCGATGGCTGGCCAGTCGGCGGATGGTATCGCGACAGCCAGGGCTATTATGTGGCCGCGTCGCACGCCGACCGGACCGCGGCAATCCTGCCCGGATTCGACTGCGCGCCTATCGTTTTCGATGATGCCCTGGTCGACGAGCGGATCACCTACTACTTGCTGGTGAACAATTTGCTCGGCCTGATCGGAGCCTTCGGCGCGCTGCGGCTGGCCGACGAGCGCGCCCTACTGGCGCGGCTGCGCGAAACCCTCACTGCGGCAACCGGTCCCGCAGTGGTCGAGTCATGGCTCGACGCCCCGGAACTGCCGTGCAAAGCCAACTTTCTGACCAGTGTCGACGGCCGCGACGAACTCGACGGCCCGGTCCACAACCAGTCGATCTATCTGCGAATCCCGAACCCGGTCGCGGATATTCGCGGATGA
- a CDS encoding glutamine synthetase family protein, translating into MSVQIPRYSIDQLRRDIIAGSVEEVVLALPVLHGDPKGQRIAADHFLTEVIDNGLGACVYLLAADIDMRTGPGYAIDVAGAGFGDFVLRPDLATVRRLPWDDATAYVLADATWRDGTVVPVAPRRILRDQLDRLAGMGLRAFAGTELEFLVFRDSYQDAHDHGYRELRPATRYNADYALTGLDGVTPLVRDITRAMTAAGMRVETARAECHPGQYEIVFRYDDPLTTCDNHVLYKVGAKQLAAQRGAALTFMAKYDAGEGNSCHVHLSLRAEDGAAVFADPDRDGGMSRLMDHFVAGQLACMADLMLLFAPNVNSYKRLQPGSFAPVTCSWGRDDRTAPVRVLGAGHSLRLEHRVPGGDANPYLAVAAMIAAGLYGIEHELELPPPSEGGERLPSTLRAALDRWESSPVAHTLFGDDIVAHYANSARLELATFDAAVTDWERVRGFERN; encoded by the coding sequence ATGTCGGTTCAGATACCTCGATACAGCATCGATCAGCTGCGCCGCGACATCATCGCGGGCAGCGTGGAGGAGGTTGTGCTCGCGCTGCCGGTGCTGCACGGCGATCCGAAGGGACAGCGGATCGCCGCCGATCACTTCCTGACCGAGGTGATCGACAACGGTCTCGGCGCCTGCGTGTATCTGCTCGCCGCCGATATCGATATGCGGACCGGCCCCGGCTACGCGATCGACGTGGCCGGTGCGGGTTTCGGCGATTTCGTGTTACGGCCGGATCTCGCCACGGTGCGGCGGCTGCCCTGGGACGACGCCACCGCCTATGTGCTGGCCGATGCCACCTGGCGTGACGGCACCGTGGTGCCGGTCGCGCCGCGCCGGATCCTGCGCGATCAACTCGACCGGCTGGCCGGAATGGGCCTGCGGGCCTTCGCAGGTACCGAACTGGAGTTCTTGGTCTTCCGGGACTCCTACCAAGATGCCCACGATCACGGCTACCGGGAGCTACGCCCGGCGACCCGCTACAACGCCGACTACGCGCTGACCGGGCTCGATGGCGTGACTCCGCTGGTTCGCGACATCACCCGCGCCATGACCGCCGCGGGGATGCGGGTGGAGACCGCGCGCGCGGAATGCCATCCCGGTCAGTACGAGATCGTCTTCCGCTACGACGACCCGCTCACCACCTGCGATAATCACGTGCTCTACAAGGTCGGCGCCAAGCAACTCGCCGCGCAGCGCGGGGCGGCACTCACGTTCATGGCGAAATACGATGCCGGCGAAGGCAATTCCTGCCACGTGCATCTGAGCCTGCGCGCCGAGGACGGCGCCGCGGTGTTCGCCGATCCGGACCGGGACGGCGGAATGTCGCGGCTGATGGACCATTTCGTCGCCGGACAGCTGGCCTGCATGGCCGACCTCATGCTGCTGTTCGCTCCGAACGTGAACTCCTACAAGCGATTACAACCGGGATCGTTCGCGCCGGTGACGTGTTCGTGGGGGCGTGACGACCGCACCGCCCCGGTCCGCGTCCTCGGCGCGGGCCACAGCCTGCGCCTCGAGCACCGGGTGCCCGGAGGCGATGCCAATCCTTATCTGGCGGTCGCGGCAATGATCGCCGCTGGACTGTACGGCATCGAACACGAACTCGAATTGCCGCCGCCGTCCGAGGGCGGCGAGCGGTTACCGTCCACGCTGCGCGCGGCGCTCGACCGGTGGGAGTCGAGTCCGGTGGCGCACACGCTGTTCGGCGACGACATCGTCGCCCACTACGCGAATTCCGCTCGCCTGGAACTGGCCACCTTCGACGCGGCGGTTACCGATTGGGAACGCGTCCGCGGTTTCGAGCGGAACTGA
- a CDS encoding lysine N(6)-hydroxylase/L-ornithine N(5)-oxygenase family protein, with translation MTSAVPDDVYDLVGVGIGPFNLALAALAEPTGLRTLFLDGRPRFAWHEGMLIDGTTLQVPFLADLVTLADPTSRWSFLNYLRTRDRLFPFVFAERWHVPRTEYDDYCRWVAESLPSCRFDARVTSCEWDGARRVFVVEHAGGRVLARNVVLGVGTEPVIPAPFADLVGERVFHTAEYRMRRESLCGATDVTVIGSGQSGGEVFLDLLRAQRDTGWRLRWLTRTPAFAPMEYSKLGLEHFTPDYIHYFRGLPDAVRERLIPQQWQLYKGMSAQTIADIYDELYDRRIGGGWADAMMCPGMEVTAAARTADGYALSCKHIQLGETFEVVTDRVLLAAGYAPRRPDFLEPLAALVDWDAQGRYRIDGDYRVTTDPSVTGGLYAQNSDMHTHGVGAPDLTLGAWRAATILNSVAGRPVAPVPATTAFTTFGPPRAGAHPSGGFGRLPSPSARPDSAR, from the coding sequence ATGACCTCCGCAGTACCCGACGACGTCTACGACCTGGTCGGCGTCGGCATCGGTCCGTTCAACCTGGCGCTGGCCGCACTCGCCGAGCCCACCGGGCTGCGCACGTTGTTCCTCGACGGCAGACCGCGATTCGCGTGGCACGAGGGCATGTTGATCGACGGTACGACGCTCCAGGTGCCCTTTCTCGCCGACCTGGTCACGCTGGCCGATCCGACCAGTCGCTGGTCGTTCCTCAACTACCTGCGCACCCGGGACCGGTTGTTCCCGTTCGTCTTCGCCGAGCGCTGGCATGTGCCGCGCACCGAGTACGACGACTACTGCCGCTGGGTCGCCGAATCCCTCCCGTCGTGCCGGTTCGACGCTCGGGTGACCTCGTGCGAGTGGGACGGTGCGCGGCGGGTGTTCGTGGTCGAGCATGCGGGCGGCCGGGTACTGGCCCGCAATGTGGTGCTCGGGGTCGGTACCGAACCGGTGATTCCGGCTCCGTTCGCGGATCTGGTGGGGGAGCGGGTATTTCACACGGCCGAGTACCGGATGCGACGCGAAAGTCTCTGTGGAGCAACGGATGTGACGGTGATCGGGTCGGGACAGTCGGGCGGTGAGGTATTCCTCGATCTGTTGCGGGCACAACGGGATACCGGATGGCGACTGCGCTGGCTGACCCGGACCCCGGCGTTCGCGCCGATGGAGTACTCCAAGCTGGGGCTGGAACACTTCACCCCGGACTACATCCACTACTTCCGCGGTCTGCCGGATGCGGTGCGCGAGCGGCTGATTCCCCAGCAGTGGCAGTTGTACAAGGGAATGAGCGCGCAGACCATCGCCGACATCTACGACGAGTTGTACGACCGGCGGATCGGCGGCGGGTGGGCGGATGCCATGATGTGCCCGGGTATGGAGGTCACCGCGGCCGCGCGCACGGCTGACGGATATGCGCTGAGCTGCAAGCACATTCAGCTCGGGGAGACATTCGAGGTGGTCACCGACCGGGTGCTGCTGGCCGCCGGGTATGCACCGCGCCGCCCGGATTTCCTCGAACCGCTTGCGGCGCTGGTGGATTGGGACGCTCAGGGCCGCTACCGCATCGATGGCGACTATCGGGTGACGACCGATCCGAGTGTGACCGGGGGGTTGTACGCGCAGAACTCGGATATGCACACGCACGGGGTGGGCGCGCCCGATCTGACGCTGGGGGCGTGGCGGGCCGCGACCATTCTCAACTCGGTGGCGGGGCGTCCGGTCGCACCGGTGCCCGCCACGACCGCGTTCACCACCTTCGGGCCGCCGCGGGCCGGTGCTCACCCGTCCGGTGGATTCGGTCGGCTGCCGTCCCCGAGTGCCCGGCCCGATTCGGCGCGGTGA
- a CDS encoding pyridoxal phosphate-dependent decarboxylase family protein, with protein sequence MDNQAAILEGRRTGLARSAVRLTGGVSDTARLRQLLEAALTALDESAVLRAGPLPAGGPDAVARRIRTAVDDLVPAEGIGEIAALTRFARVMAAESVDPTDPACQAHLHCPPLAVAVAADAVASVLNPSLDSWDQAPAATVLESRLVAELAGLVGYDPNTAGGVFTSGGTESNLMGLLLAREAVLAERFGVDTVRDGLPAVVLGRMRVYTSAAAHFSMQRSVALLGLGESAVVAIPVDHRQRMDLSVLRRELGRGDTVPLVIAATAGTTDFGSIDPLPELAELARQHRTRLHVDAAYGGGALFSTRLAGLLDGIARADSIALDFHKFGWQPIAAGLFLAGRSADLAPLARQVAYLNPADDEDAGYTSLLHRSLRTSRRPDMLKVAVTLSALGRNGIGELVDACHELARYAADRIDAHDRLELTASPVLSTVVFRYRGPRYPDAAAIDAINAALRRELLATGTAIIGRTDLGAESGGVRLKFTLLNPHTTRADVDTLIAAVVAAGDREAGR encoded by the coding sequence GTGGATAACCAGGCGGCGATCCTCGAAGGTCGGCGAACAGGTCTCGCGCGGTCGGCCGTGCGGTTGACCGGTGGAGTATCGGATACGGCCCGGCTGCGTCAGCTGCTCGAGGCGGCGCTTACGGCGCTCGACGAGTCAGCGGTCCTGCGCGCGGGACCGCTGCCCGCAGGCGGCCCGGACGCGGTGGCACGGCGAATCCGAACGGCCGTGGATGATCTCGTCCCCGCCGAGGGCATCGGTGAGATCGCGGCACTGACCCGGTTCGCGCGGGTGATGGCTGCCGAATCGGTGGATCCCACCGACCCTGCCTGCCAGGCGCATCTGCACTGCCCGCCCTTGGCTGTCGCGGTGGCCGCGGACGCGGTGGCCTCAGTGCTGAATCCCTCCCTCGATTCGTGGGATCAGGCGCCCGCGGCGACCGTGCTGGAATCGCGGCTGGTCGCCGAGCTGGCCGGACTGGTCGGCTATGACCCGAACACCGCCGGTGGCGTATTCACCTCCGGCGGAACGGAATCGAATTTGATGGGCCTGCTGCTGGCCAGGGAGGCGGTGCTGGCCGAGCGATTCGGCGTTGATACCGTGCGCGACGGTCTGCCCGCGGTGGTGCTCGGACGCATGCGCGTGTATACGTCGGCGGCGGCGCACTTTTCGATGCAGCGGTCGGTCGCCCTGCTGGGTCTCGGTGAGTCGGCGGTAGTCGCGATACCGGTCGATCACCGGCAGCGGATGGACCTGTCGGTGTTGCGGCGGGAGCTGGGCCGCGGCGACACCGTCCCGCTGGTCATCGCCGCGACGGCGGGCACCACCGATTTCGGCTCGATCGATCCGCTGCCGGAACTCGCCGAACTGGCCCGGCAGCACCGAACCCGGTTGCACGTCGATGCCGCCTATGGCGGCGGTGCGCTGTTCTCCACGCGCCTGGCCGGCCTGCTCGATGGCATCGCCCGCGCCGATTCGATCGCCCTCGACTTCCACAAGTTCGGCTGGCAGCCGATCGCCGCGGGCCTCTTCCTGGCCGGGCGATCCGCCGATCTGGCTCCGCTGGCCCGCCAGGTCGCATACCTCAATCCGGCCGACGACGAGGACGCCGGATACACGAGCCTGCTGCATCGCTCGCTGCGTACCTCCCGCCGCCCCGACATGCTCAAGGTGGCTGTCACGCTCTCGGCGCTGGGCCGCAACGGAATCGGGGAGCTCGTCGATGCCTGCCACGAGCTGGCCCGCTACGCCGCCGACCGCATCGACGCACACGACCGGCTCGAGCTGACCGCTTCGCCGGTGCTCTCGACGGTGGTCTTCCGATACCGCGGACCGCGGTACCCCGACGCCGCGGCCATCGACGCGATCAACGCGGCCCTGCGACGCGAACTGCTCGCCACGGGAACGGCGATCATCGGACGCACCGACCTCGGCGCCGAATCCGGCGGTGTGCGACTGAAATTCACGCTGCTCAATCCGCACACCACGCGAGCCGACGTCGACACCCTCATCGCCGCGGTCGTCGCCGCAGGCGACCGGGAGGCGGGCCGGTGA
- a CDS encoding thioesterase domain-containing protein, whose amino-acid sequence MNLPTDLLLPLTSDFASRTTSRHPAPTTAPMMLVQPGGFPANSFRRLAQKLAPRISLTVVDLDGIPEHRMATLTGRPCPLTVDEVAERIRAALANRGLFAAPMWLLSGWSFGGVIAYALYTALPIGERPRGLLLLDSVAPVPPYLPAGDRLPFALILPWFASYLGARSGRALDLPAQLFVRADGESGLRIVLDAALAAEALPPETTLPGLRKLFHAYVDNVLRHVRMSRMWQPRPTSGPITVVRPDRGLFGTRDALGWERLGDNVQVRWTSANHYSLLSDRVAIDAIADTALACLCGIRARMPS is encoded by the coding sequence GTGAACCTGCCCACCGATCTGCTCCTGCCGCTGACAAGCGATTTCGCGTCACGCACGACAAGTCGACATCCAGCGCCGACAACAGCGCCGATGATGCTGGTGCAGCCCGGCGGATTTCCGGCGAATTCCTTTCGGCGACTCGCACAAAAACTGGCGCCCCGGATCAGCTTGACCGTGGTGGATCTGGACGGAATTCCGGAACACCGCATGGCCACCCTCACCGGGCGGCCATGCCCGCTCACGGTCGACGAAGTGGCCGAGCGGATCCGCGCGGCCCTGGCGAACCGCGGTCTGTTCGCGGCGCCGATGTGGTTGCTTTCCGGCTGGTCGTTCGGCGGCGTGATCGCTTACGCGTTGTACACCGCCCTGCCGATCGGTGAACGACCTCGCGGGCTGCTGCTGCTCGACAGCGTGGCACCGGTTCCGCCGTACCTGCCAGCCGGCGATCGATTGCCGTTCGCGCTGATCCTGCCGTGGTTCGCGTCCTACCTGGGCGCGAGAAGCGGTCGCGCGCTCGACCTGCCCGCGCAGCTGTTCGTCCGCGCCGACGGTGAATCGGGACTCCGGATCGTACTGGACGCCGCGTTGGCGGCCGAGGCGCTGCCACCGGAAACCACGCTGCCGGGGTTGCGGAAGCTCTTCCACGCCTATGTCGACAATGTGCTTCGCCACGTGCGCATGAGTCGAATGTGGCAGCCGCGACCGACATCGGGTCCGATCACCGTAGTGCGACCCGATCGGGGCCTTTTCGGCACCCGCGACGCACTCGGGTGGGAGCGACTCGGCGACAACGTCCAGGTGCGGTGGACATCAGCGAATCACTATTCGCTCCTGAGCGATCGGGTTGCCATCGACGCGATTGCCGATACCGCGCTCGCGTGTTTGTGCGGTATCCGGGCCCGAATGCCGTCGTAG
- a CDS encoding helix-turn-helix domain-containing protein: MDTIFDSVLWDYPPGPSAPRVEFGGLRMVSMSAGHGTSASLEPAEWVHSGVECWYRVRIPLRESARVAEPRCAAIVSSVPRVGLPVSMCWDPGEDVVIVRFAPELMRSYLLSRFGRIPAEPLLFYLEVLIEHSGTESWPTLVRLVMTTRAERPESGTGGAERLLTAHLMLSPPRDRPAEPSRRSITMAPRSIRRAAELIEKHSAEPLTIADIAEAVGVGTRTIQAGFRRYLHTTPIAYLREIRLRRAHSVLLAADDRVTTVSEIATECGFAHLGRFATLYRRRYGEPPSATLRR; this comes from the coding sequence ATGGACACGATATTCGATAGCGTGCTGTGGGATTATCCGCCGGGACCGTCGGCTCCCCGGGTCGAGTTCGGCGGCCTACGCATGGTGTCGATGAGCGCAGGCCACGGCACGTCCGCGTCGCTGGAACCGGCCGAGTGGGTGCATAGCGGCGTCGAGTGCTGGTACCGCGTGCGAATTCCGTTGCGCGAGTCCGCGAGAGTTGCCGAGCCCCGCTGTGCGGCGATCGTCAGCTCGGTGCCGCGCGTCGGCTTACCGGTCTCGATGTGCTGGGACCCCGGGGAGGATGTGGTGATCGTCCGCTTCGCGCCGGAGCTGATGCGGAGTTATCTCCTGAGCAGGTTCGGCAGAATCCCGGCCGAACCGCTGTTGTTCTACCTCGAAGTCCTGATCGAGCACAGCGGGACGGAGTCGTGGCCGACGCTGGTTCGTCTGGTGATGACCACCCGAGCTGAGCGCCCGGAGTCCGGCACCGGGGGAGCGGAACGGTTGCTGACGGCTCATCTGATGCTCAGTCCGCCGCGCGATCGTCCGGCCGAACCGTCGAGACGGTCGATCACGATGGCGCCGAGGAGCATTCGGCGCGCCGCCGAACTCATCGAGAAGCACTCCGCCGAACCACTGACCATCGCGGACATCGCGGAGGCGGTCGGCGTCGGAACGCGGACAATTCAGGCCGGATTTCGCCGGTATCTGCACACCACGCCCATCGCGTACCTCCGCGAAATACGATTGCGGCGGGCACATTCCGTGCTGCTGGCCGCCGACGACCGCGTCACAACGGTTTCCGAGATCGCCACCGAGTGCGGCTTCGCTCATCTCGGCCGGTTCGCTACGCTGTATCGGCGGCGATACGGTGAGCCGCCATCCGCGACGTTGCGCCGCTGA
- a CDS encoding IucA/IucC family protein — MLPEISLPSDALAERPLPHEPSMEYPNLAPALWRRAGRALVVKMLAELAYEQVVAPVSDDAGYRLCLPGGAVYRFRARRGCFGSWRIESGSVSREFGGDTVTADDPQQLLLDLREILGLDGAVLCEAVGELIATQAADSRLLRDVLPVAELAELPYEELEAYQTGHPCLILNKGRLGFSAADIAHYTPESGRSLRLRWIAVHPELATYADVGGLTMRRLLEEELGVEQIARFRAVLTARLAEVADRTDPGDYVWLPVHPWHWDEVVQTLFAPYLADRRIIALGEAEDRLRPLQSIRTLTNVDQPRRRNTKLALLIRNTLVWRGIAAEPTRAAPVITAWVQRIRAADPFLHAESGIILLGEVASVAVAHPMFGQVPGAPYRYHELLGAVWREPVSWYLEPGQRARTMAALLYEDPHGGALVAELVRRSGLSATAWLDRFLHALLPGLLHYLCRYGIAFCPHGENTVIVYDDNEIPVRVAVKDFAEDINLLTEDLPEYADLPPAADAVLHRWAAPDLLHSIQSAIFTGHFRYLADITDRHLGVPEARFWDLVRTEVLAYQRRFPELADRFALFDLFTPTFERIALNREQLRAFGDHDRPERDGEFDLSHGVVDNPLHQRA, encoded by the coding sequence GTGCTTCCTGAAATCTCACTGCCCTCCGACGCGCTCGCCGAACGGCCGCTGCCGCACGAACCATCCATGGAATACCCGAATCTCGCTCCCGCCCTGTGGCGGCGTGCCGGGCGCGCGCTTGTGGTCAAGATGCTCGCCGAACTGGCCTACGAACAGGTCGTCGCCCCGGTCTCCGACGACGCGGGGTACCGGCTGTGCCTCCCCGGCGGCGCGGTGTACCGATTCCGCGCCCGGCGCGGCTGCTTCGGTAGCTGGCGCATCGAATCCGGTTCGGTATCACGTGAATTCGGGGGCGATACCGTCACGGCCGACGATCCACAGCAGCTGTTGCTGGATCTGCGCGAAATCCTCGGGCTCGACGGCGCCGTCCTGTGCGAGGCGGTCGGCGAACTCATCGCCACCCAGGCCGCCGACTCCCGGCTGCTGCGCGATGTGCTGCCGGTCGCCGAGTTGGCGGAGCTGCCCTATGAGGAGTTGGAGGCATACCAGACGGGACATCCGTGCCTGATCCTCAACAAGGGACGGCTGGGTTTCTCGGCCGCCGATATCGCCCACTACACACCGGAATCCGGCCGTTCGCTGCGATTGCGCTGGATAGCCGTGCATCCAGAGCTGGCCACCTACGCCGATGTCGGGGGGCTGACCATGCGGCGGCTGCTGGAGGAGGAGTTGGGCGTCGAGCAGATCGCCCGGTTCCGCGCCGTGCTGACCGCACGCCTGGCCGAGGTCGCGGACCGGACCGACCCGGGCGACTACGTGTGGCTGCCGGTGCATCCCTGGCACTGGGACGAGGTGGTCCAGACCCTGTTCGCGCCGTACCTGGCCGACCGGCGGATCATCGCGCTCGGCGAGGCCGAAGATCGGTTGCGGCCGCTGCAATCGATCCGCACGCTCACCAATGTCGATCAGCCGAGGCGGCGAAATACCAAGCTGGCCTTGCTTATTCGCAACACGCTGGTTTGGCGCGGCATCGCCGCGGAGCCGACCCGAGCCGCCCCGGTGATCACTGCCTGGGTGCAGCGCATCCGGGCCGCCGACCCCTTCTTGCACGCGGAGAGCGGGATCATCCTGCTCGGTGAGGTGGCCTCGGTCGCGGTGGCACACCCGATGTTCGGCCAGGTGCCCGGCGCGCCTTATCGGTACCACGAGCTACTCGGTGCGGTGTGGCGGGAACCGGTCTCGTGGTATCTCGAACCGGGACAGCGCGCCCGCACGATGGCCGCTCTGTTGTACGAGGATCCACACGGTGGCGCGTTGGTCGCGGAACTCGTCCGGCGTTCGGGCCTGTCGGCGACCGCTTGGCTGGACCGTTTCTTGCACGCCCTGCTGCCAGGTCTGCTGCACTACCTGTGCCGATACGGGATCGCATTCTGCCCGCACGGCGAGAACACCGTGATCGTGTACGACGACAACGAGATTCCGGTGCGGGTGGCGGTGAAGGATTTCGCCGAGGACATCAACCTGCTCACCGAGGACCTGCCCGAATACGCGGATCTGCCGCCTGCTGCCGATGCGGTGCTGCATCGGTGGGCGGCCCCGGATCTGCTGCACTCGATCCAGAGCGCGATCTTCACCGGCCACTTCCGCTACCTCGCCGATATCACCGACCGCCACCTCGGCGTACCGGAGGCACGGTTCTGGGATCTGGTGCGCACGGAGGTCCTCGCCTACCAGCGGCGTTTTCCGGAACTGGCCGATCGGTTCGCGCTGTTCGATCTGTTCACCCCGACCTTCGAGCGGATCGCGCTCAACCGGGAACAGTTGCGCGCCTTCGGCGATCACGACCGGCCCGAGCGCGACGGCGAATTCGACCTCAGCCACGGCGTAGTCGACAACCCGCTGCATCAGCGAGCATGA
- a CDS encoding AraC family transcriptional regulator codes for MSTEIPAPLAQLPQHRSGNGTAILVEVGAERGVPTERILRGTGLTEWDLRDTTVDIEPWQEFSAGRNLVAAAGEPGLGLIAGTRHHINSYGVWGFALISSPTVRDAIRVGLRYLALTSAFCRMTLEEDAVEARFCFDPAAIPADVRTLFVERDTAAAFTLFQEMLPGAEPLRWDFAYPAPRCVQRYQETFGVPTEFEVARTYAVLDPGLLASPLPRANERIARRYEERCRQLLDRRNPGSPLLNRIRILLLRTPDRLPSMDDVAAQLNMGTRTLRRRLTEEGTSFRGVLADFRMELAEELLRTGVTVKDVGQRLGYSDPASFHRAFRSRTGMAPGQYARRIR; via the coding sequence ATGTCTACTGAAATCCCAGCACCCCTCGCGCAGCTACCGCAGCACCGCTCCGGCAATGGTACGGCGATCCTGGTCGAGGTCGGCGCCGAACGCGGCGTGCCCACCGAACGAATCCTGCGTGGTACCGGTTTGACCGAGTGGGATCTGCGCGATACGACCGTCGACATCGAGCCATGGCAGGAGTTCTCGGCCGGCCGCAATCTTGTTGCGGCAGCGGGCGAACCGGGCCTCGGCCTCATCGCAGGCACTCGCCATCACATCAATTCGTATGGCGTATGGGGTTTCGCGCTTATCAGCAGTCCGACGGTCCGCGATGCCATTCGGGTCGGCTTGCGTTATCTGGCGTTGACCAGTGCCTTCTGCCGGATGACACTGGAAGAGGATGCGGTCGAGGCCCGATTCTGTTTCGATCCGGCCGCGATTCCCGCGGATGTCCGTACGCTCTTCGTCGAGCGCGATACGGCCGCCGCGTTCACCCTGTTTCAGGAAATGCTGCCCGGCGCCGAACCACTGCGCTGGGATTTCGCCTACCCGGCTCCGCGATGCGTCCAGCGTTATCAGGAGACATTCGGCGTGCCAACCGAATTCGAGGTGGCACGCACCTACGCGGTATTGGATCCCGGCCTGCTGGCTTCACCGCTCCCGCGCGCCAACGAACGTATCGCGCGCCGGTACGAGGAGCGGTGCAGACAGCTTCTCGACCGCCGCAATCCCGGCTCTCCGCTACTGAATCGCATCCGAATCCTGCTGCTGCGCACGCCCGATCGCCTTCCGTCCATGGATGACGTCGCCGCACAACTGAACATGGGCACCCGCACGCTGCGTCGCAGGCTCACCGAGGAGGGAACGAGCTTTCGCGGCGTACTCGCCGACTTCCGCATGGAGCTGGCGGAGGAATTACTGCGCACCGGTGTCACCGTCAAGGACGTCGGGCAGCGACTTGGCTACTCCGATCCTGCCAGCTTTCACCGCGCGTTCCGTAGCAGGACGGGGATGGCACCAGGACAGTATGCGCGCCGAATACGGTAA